From Mycolicibacterium nivoides, a single genomic window includes:
- a CDS encoding RNA polymerase sigma factor, which produces MDTSQNSGMERLQGVKAKPPFETVVRNHGPTVFRVCCAIVGARDADDAWSETFLAAMKAYPDLPADTNFEAWLVTVAHRKAIDVTRTRTRQPIPTDVVPETPGPRTAENFDDLAAAVDQLPHKQKHAVAYHYLAGLPYDEIAEILGGSAAAARRASSDGIATLRRTYLGELTEVDAPPKGKTHE; this is translated from the coding sequence ATGGACACCTCACAAAACTCGGGCATGGAGCGTCTACAGGGTGTGAAAGCCAAACCGCCGTTTGAGACCGTGGTTCGCAACCACGGCCCCACCGTCTTTCGGGTCTGTTGCGCCATCGTCGGCGCGCGCGACGCCGACGACGCCTGGTCAGAAACATTTCTGGCGGCGATGAAGGCCTACCCCGACCTCCCGGCCGACACCAATTTCGAGGCCTGGCTGGTCACCGTGGCCCACCGCAAGGCCATCGACGTCACCCGGACCCGAACTCGCCAACCCATCCCGACCGACGTCGTCCCGGAAACACCGGGCCCCCGCACCGCCGAGAACTTCGACGACCTGGCCGCCGCGGTGGACCAGCTCCCGCACAAACAGAAACACGCCGTCGCCTACCACTACCTGGCCGGCCTGCCCTATGACGAAATCGCCGAGATCCTCGGCGGCAGCGCCGCGGCCGCACGCCGTGCCTCCAGCGACGGCATCGCCACGCTACGCCGCACCTACCTCGGCGAACTCACCGAGGTCGACGCGCCCCCGAAAGGAAAGACCCATGAGTAA
- a CDS encoding methylated-DNA--[protein]-cysteine S-methyltransferase, which produces MSNEGIVGDLARITQPGAGKLADLHIRLAAAAQRDGLLDVAYRTVDSPVGPLLLAATEQGLVRVAYAREDHDTVLQHLADQVSPRILHAPARLDTAARELDEYFARTRRTFDLPLDWRLSAGFRSTVLHHLPEIDYGRTASYAAVAALAGSPKAVRAVGTACARNPLPVVIPCHRVVRSDGAMGGYLGGAEAKRLLLELETAA; this is translated from the coding sequence ATGAGTAACGAAGGCATCGTCGGCGACCTGGCCCGAATCACCCAACCCGGCGCAGGCAAGCTGGCCGACCTGCACATCCGACTCGCGGCCGCTGCCCAGCGCGACGGCCTCCTCGACGTCGCCTACCGCACCGTCGACAGCCCGGTCGGGCCGCTGCTGCTGGCCGCCACCGAACAGGGCCTGGTCCGCGTCGCCTACGCCCGCGAAGACCACGACACCGTCCTGCAGCACCTCGCCGATCAGGTGAGCCCGCGCATTCTCCACGCACCCGCCCGCCTCGACACGGCGGCCCGTGAACTCGACGAGTACTTCGCCCGGACGCGACGCACGTTCGACCTGCCGCTGGACTGGCGGCTCTCTGCCGGATTCCGCAGCACCGTGCTGCATCACCTGCCCGAGATCGACTACGGCCGTACCGCCAGCTATGCCGCCGTCGCGGCCCTGGCAGGCAGCCCGAAAGCGGTGCGCGCGGTGGGTACGGCATGCGCGAGAAACCCACTGCCCGTCGTTATCCCCTGCCACCGCGTCGTCCGCAGCGACGGCGCGATGGGTGGCTACCTGGGCGGCGCGGAGGCCAAGCGCTTGCTGCTCGAGCTGGAGACCGCGGCATGA
- a CDS encoding 2OG-Fe(II) oxygenase encodes MNRANSWQRQVDATDWSRVGEELDNTGCALTGPLLTPADAADIVALYPDVGRFRSTIDMARYRFGEGQYRYFRQPYPPAVTALKQALYPHLLPIARTWWARLGRAAPWPDDFDDWLHMCHDAGQTKTTAILLKYGAGDWNALHRDLYGELIFPLQVVVNLTDPDVDYTGGEFLLYEQRARAQSRGTATVIPHGHGLVFTTRDRPTKSVRGWSAAPIRHGVSTVRSGTRFTLGLVFHDAT; translated from the coding sequence ATGAACCGCGCGAACTCCTGGCAGCGACAGGTGGATGCCACCGACTGGAGCCGTGTCGGTGAAGAACTCGACAACACGGGATGTGCGTTGACCGGGCCGCTCCTGACACCGGCGGACGCCGCGGACATCGTCGCGCTCTACCCCGACGTGGGCCGGTTCCGATCGACGATCGACATGGCGCGCTACCGGTTCGGCGAAGGTCAGTACCGCTACTTCCGGCAGCCCTATCCGCCGGCCGTCACCGCACTGAAGCAGGCGCTGTATCCACACCTGCTGCCGATCGCGCGCACCTGGTGGGCCCGGCTCGGCCGGGCGGCTCCATGGCCTGATGACTTCGACGACTGGCTGCACATGTGCCACGACGCCGGTCAGACCAAGACGACGGCGATCCTGCTGAAATACGGCGCCGGGGACTGGAATGCGCTACACCGCGACCTCTACGGCGAGTTGATCTTTCCGCTGCAGGTCGTGGTCAACCTGACCGACCCGGACGTCGACTACACCGGCGGCGAGTTCCTGCTCTACGAGCAACGAGCCCGCGCGCAATCGCGCGGTACCGCCACGGTCATCCCCCACGGGCACGGATTGGTTTTCACCACGCGCGACCGGCCGACCAAGTCGGTACGGGGTTGGTCGGCGGCACCCATCCGGCACGGTGTCTCCACAGTCCGTTCCGGGACCAGGTTCACCCTGGGCCTGGTGTTCCACGACGCCACATGA
- a CDS encoding Ada metal-binding domain-containing protein, whose amino-acid sequence MKAYTLIGADGRPHRSGTPGTLGGHHRSKIYGRLDCPSAQRAIAAGGYVGHRVFFADAQTAVSAGYRPCAVCLPAAYREWKTSQGDEA is encoded by the coding sequence ATGAAGGCCTACACCCTGATCGGCGCCGACGGTCGCCCACATCGCAGCGGCACACCGGGAACCCTTGGGGGACACCACCGCAGCAAGATCTACGGCCGCCTCGACTGCCCGTCGGCCCAACGAGCCATCGCCGCCGGCGGCTATGTCGGCCACCGGGTGTTCTTCGCCGATGCGCAGACCGCCGTATCCGCGGGCTACCGACCGTGCGCGGTCTGCCTGCCCGCCGCCTACCGGGAGTGGAAGACCAGCCAGGGCGACGAGGCCTAA
- a CDS encoding RND family transporter: MTSSTAAHAKNDRGHRPYFAHMLRILSIPVVLFWIAFAVVVNVIAPQLEVVGELHSAPMAPEDAPSMIAMKRMGANFGEFNSNSTVMIVVEGDRALGPDAHEYYNEIIRKLREDPEHIQHIQDFWGDTLTAAGAQSADGKASYVMLNLAGEQGQTLANEGVDKVREVIKETPAPPGVQAYVAGPAALTDDLHVIGNASLATITLYTLIAIAVMLLIVYRSIRTTLVQLLLTGVGLLSSRGLVSVLASHDVFGLTTFAGNILTMLAIAAATDYGIFIFGRYREDRSQGLDREDAYYATFKSVAPVIIGSGLTIAGATYCLSFARLPYFSTMGAPVAIGMIVVVASAVTMGPAVLYLGSKVGLYEPKKVAKGRFWYKVGTTVVRWPAPVLVASAFVVLIGVVAVPGYKPAYNDRWYLPTEAPVNIGFASADRHFTQARMNPDILMVESTHDMRNPADMLVLDRVAKNVLRTEGIAMVQSITRPLGIPIQHSSIPFQTAIQGQTSNLNLPFQREQLANQLKMVDATNVSISILEEQYQLSLRQTKLTQDSAAKSQELLEVTKKMRDNIANFDDQFRPMRNYFYWEPHCFDIPMCAALKSVFDALDGIDELTDKTASVQVNTDQLADLAPKLTALLPQTIASMKTSRDLSLASYNSQKALIDQMQAMNDTALAMGQSFDDAKNDDLFYLPPEAFTNPDFERGLKMFLSPDGKSARMFITHQTDPATPEGIARVNAERTAAQEGLKMSSLSDAKIYLGGVAATYKDMSDGARYDLMIAVVSALTLIFIIMLIITRSMVAAAVIVGTAASSIAASFGISVLLWQDLFGIHVHWLVMLMSVIILLAVGSDYNLLLVSRFKEEIHAGLKTGIIRSMGGTGGVVTSAGMVFAATMAAMLGSDLVVLAQMGSTIAIGLLLDTLIVRSLLMPSIATLLGRWFWWPQVVYPRGDNHFRKPAPPRVPREDDDDTAALPVTTS; encoded by the coding sequence ATGACGTCTTCCACAGCCGCCCACGCCAAGAATGATCGGGGTCACCGCCCCTACTTCGCGCACATGCTGCGAATCCTGTCGATTCCGGTGGTGCTGTTCTGGATCGCCTTCGCCGTCGTCGTGAACGTCATCGCGCCGCAGCTTGAGGTGGTCGGCGAGCTCCACTCGGCGCCGATGGCGCCCGAGGACGCGCCGTCGATGATCGCGATGAAGCGAATGGGCGCCAATTTCGGTGAGTTCAACTCCAACAGCACGGTGATGATCGTGGTGGAGGGGGACCGGGCGCTCGGCCCGGATGCCCACGAGTACTACAACGAGATCATCCGCAAACTGCGCGAGGATCCCGAGCACATCCAGCACATTCAGGACTTCTGGGGTGACACGCTCACCGCGGCCGGGGCGCAGAGCGCCGATGGCAAAGCGTCCTACGTGATGCTGAACCTCGCCGGCGAACAGGGACAGACGCTCGCCAACGAAGGCGTGGACAAGGTCCGCGAGGTCATCAAGGAAACCCCGGCCCCGCCGGGCGTGCAGGCCTACGTCGCGGGTCCGGCGGCGCTGACCGACGATCTGCACGTCATCGGCAACGCGAGTTTGGCCACGATCACCCTCTACACGCTGATCGCCATCGCGGTGATGCTGCTGATCGTCTACCGGTCGATCCGAACCACGTTGGTGCAGTTGCTATTGACCGGTGTGGGGCTGTTGTCGTCGCGCGGCTTGGTGTCGGTTCTGGCCAGCCATGACGTGTTCGGGTTGACGACCTTCGCCGGCAACATCCTCACGATGCTGGCCATCGCGGCCGCGACCGACTACGGCATCTTCATCTTCGGCCGTTACCGCGAGGACCGGAGTCAGGGGCTGGACCGAGAAGACGCCTACTACGCCACGTTCAAGTCTGTCGCCCCGGTCATCATCGGGTCGGGCCTGACCATCGCCGGGGCTACGTACTGCCTCAGCTTCGCCCGGCTTCCCTACTTCAGCACCATGGGTGCCCCCGTCGCGATCGGCATGATCGTCGTCGTGGCGTCCGCGGTCACGATGGGCCCCGCGGTCCTGTACCTGGGGAGCAAAGTTGGCCTGTACGAGCCGAAAAAGGTGGCCAAGGGCCGGTTCTGGTACAAGGTCGGCACCACGGTGGTCCGTTGGCCCGCACCGGTACTGGTGGCCAGCGCATTCGTGGTGCTGATCGGAGTGGTGGCCGTCCCCGGCTACAAACCCGCCTACAACGACCGTTGGTACCTGCCCACCGAGGCTCCGGTGAACATCGGATTCGCCTCGGCGGATCGGCATTTCACCCAGGCCCGGATGAACCCGGACATCCTGATGGTCGAATCCACCCATGACATGCGCAATCCGGCCGACATGCTGGTACTGGACCGTGTCGCGAAGAACGTGCTGCGCACCGAGGGCATCGCGATGGTGCAGAGCATCACCCGTCCGTTGGGTATCCCGATCCAGCACAGCTCGATTCCGTTTCAGACCGCCATCCAAGGGCAGACCAGCAATCTGAACCTGCCGTTCCAGCGGGAGCAGTTGGCCAACCAGCTGAAAATGGTTGACGCGACCAATGTCTCGATCTCCATCTTGGAAGAGCAGTACCAACTCTCCCTCCGGCAGACCAAGCTCACGCAGGACTCTGCGGCCAAGTCGCAGGAGCTACTCGAGGTCACCAAGAAGATGCGGGACAACATCGCGAACTTCGATGACCAGTTCCGGCCGATGCGCAATTACTTCTACTGGGAACCGCACTGCTTCGACATACCGATGTGCGCGGCGCTGAAGTCAGTCTTCGATGCCCTCGACGGCATTGACGAACTGACCGACAAGACAGCGTCGGTGCAGGTCAATACGGACCAATTAGCGGATCTCGCACCAAAATTGACCGCTCTGCTTCCGCAGACGATCGCGTCGATGAAGACCAGCCGGGACCTGTCGCTGGCGTCGTACAACTCGCAGAAGGCACTCATCGACCAGATGCAGGCGATGAATGACACTGCGCTGGCCATGGGGCAGAGTTTCGACGACGCCAAGAACGACGATCTCTTCTACCTGCCGCCGGAGGCATTCACCAACCCGGACTTCGAACGTGGTCTGAAGATGTTCCTCTCTCCCGACGGCAAGTCGGCGCGCATGTTCATCACCCACCAGACTGACCCGGCCACACCGGAAGGCATCGCGCGGGTCAACGCCGAGCGCACCGCCGCGCAGGAGGGCCTGAAGATGTCCTCGTTGTCCGACGCCAAGATCTACCTGGGTGGCGTCGCGGCGACCTACAAGGACATGAGTGACGGCGCTCGGTACGACCTGATGATCGCGGTGGTGTCGGCGTTGACGCTGATCTTCATCATCATGCTGATCATCACCCGCAGCATGGTGGCTGCCGCCGTGATCGTCGGCACCGCGGCGAGTTCCATCGCGGCGTCCTTCGGCATCTCGGTGTTGTTGTGGCAGGACCTGTTCGGTATCCACGTGCACTGGCTGGTCATGTTGATGTCGGTCATCATCCTGTTGGCGGTCGGGTCGGACTACAACCTGCTCCTGGTCTCCCGGTTCAAGGAAGAGATCCACGCGGGCCTCAAGACCGGCATCATCCGCTCGATGGGTGGCACCGGCGGCGTGGTGACCTCGGCGGGCATGGTGTTCGCGGCGACCATGGCGGCAATGCTGGGCAGTGACCTCGTGGTGCTGGCCCAGATGGGGTCGACGATCGCGATCGGTCTGCTGCTGGACACATTGATCGTGCGGTCGCTGCTGATGCCGTCGATCGCCACGCTGCTGGGCCGGTGGTTCTGGTGGCCGCAGGTGGTGTATCCCCGCGGGGACAACCACTTCCGCAAACCTGCACCGCCACGTGTACCCCGAGAGGACGATGACGACACCGCGGCCCTTCCGGTGACCACGAGTTAG
- a CDS encoding MmpS family transport accessory protein codes for MKNAWIPLVLVVVLAVSGLVVSRLHRMFGSEDLNANAGAGIEIVQFNPKILVYDVYGPPGATAQISYFDPDAKVHQVTAPLPWSVTLSTTLPTVSANLMALGDGSEIGCRVTVNGTVREEQSANGIKPQTYCLVKSA; via the coding sequence ATGAAGAATGCCTGGATTCCGTTGGTTCTGGTGGTCGTGCTTGCGGTGTCGGGTCTGGTTGTCTCGCGCCTGCATCGGATGTTCGGCTCCGAAGACCTCAACGCGAATGCGGGCGCCGGCATCGAGATCGTCCAGTTCAATCCGAAGATCCTCGTGTACGACGTGTACGGGCCGCCGGGCGCAACCGCCCAGATCAGCTATTTCGACCCAGACGCGAAGGTGCACCAGGTCACGGCGCCGCTGCCCTGGTCGGTCACCTTGTCGACCACATTGCCGACCGTCAGCGCCAATCTCATGGCATTGGGCGACGGCAGCGAAATCGGGTGCCGTGTCACCGTGAACGGCACAGTCCGTGAGGAGCAATCAGCCAATGGGATCAAACCCCAGACCTACTGCCTGGTGAAGTCCGCATGA
- a CDS encoding sigma-70 family RNA polymerase sigma factor: MNNNTEPLPDSQDATRFVNTVLPCIEQIRGRARRLTTNTYDAEDLIQETMLKAYSGFHTFQPDSNARAWLFRIMYNNWVSTYRTRQRGVAEQLCDEFTDWQLSAEARHTSSGLRSAEVEALETMRDDEIADALRAIPAVNRVTVYLADVEGYPYREIATLMGTPIGTVMSRLARGRRRLRELLDDVAKDRGIIRVPAGGPGPSPQSTR; this comes from the coding sequence TTGAACAACAACACGGAACCACTGCCCGACAGCCAGGACGCCACTCGGTTCGTCAACACCGTGCTGCCCTGCATCGAGCAAATCCGGGGGCGCGCGCGGCGGCTGACCACCAACACATATGACGCCGAGGACCTGATCCAAGAGACAATGCTCAAGGCCTACAGCGGGTTTCACACCTTTCAGCCGGACTCGAATGCCCGCGCCTGGCTGTTCCGGATCATGTACAACAACTGGGTCAGCACCTATCGCACGCGTCAGCGGGGCGTGGCCGAGCAGCTCTGCGACGAATTCACCGATTGGCAGTTGTCCGCCGAAGCCCGCCACACCTCGTCGGGCCTGCGATCTGCCGAAGTGGAAGCCCTCGAGACCATGCGCGACGACGAGATCGCCGACGCGCTCCGTGCCATACCAGCGGTCAACCGCGTGACGGTATACCTCGCCGACGTGGAGGGCTATCCCTACCGCGAGATCGCCACCCTCATGGGCACTCCCATCGGAACGGTGATGTCGCGACTCGCACGTGGCCGCCGCCGGCTACGCGAGCTGCTCGATGACGTCGCGAAGGACCGGGGGATCATCCGTGTCCCAGCAGGCGGTCCAGGTCCGTCGCCGCAATCGACCCGGTAG
- a CDS encoding aspartate ammonia-lyase, translating into MTSQVRVERDLIGTQDVPATVYWGVHTARALQNFQISGVAVGSHRPLVAALGAVKQAAVRANRDLGVLDGERATVIDRACQEVIDGHLDGEFVVDVVQGGAGTSTNMNANEVIANRALELLGYPRGSYDKLHPNDHVNRGQSTNDVYPTAVKLALITALGELAEAVGALADAFGVKAEEFADVPKIGRTQLQDAVPMTVGQEFGAWRSTVEEELARIAEARRLLCEINLGATAIGTGITSVIGYPHAAADHLREITGVPVVTATDLVEATSDTGSFLHLSATLRRTAVKVSKICNDLRLLSSGPQAGLGELRLPARQAGSSIMPGKVNPVIPEMVNQVAFAVIGNDLTVTLAAEGGQLQLNAFEPIICHGLLQVMGWMSRAFDTLRTHCVDGIEVNRDHLQEISARSVSVVTALIPVLGYARASQVAAAVLDGRGGVRDLALATGSIAATDLDRLLGHG; encoded by the coding sequence ATGACATCACAAGTGCGTGTCGAGCGTGATCTGATTGGTACTCAGGATGTTCCGGCAACAGTCTATTGGGGAGTGCATACTGCCCGGGCCCTGCAGAACTTCCAGATCAGTGGTGTCGCGGTGGGCAGCCATCGGCCGCTTGTCGCGGCGCTGGGTGCGGTCAAACAGGCGGCAGTTCGCGCAAATCGTGATCTCGGAGTCCTCGACGGCGAACGCGCGACCGTCATCGACCGCGCCTGCCAGGAGGTGATCGACGGTCACTTGGACGGGGAGTTCGTTGTCGACGTAGTTCAGGGCGGCGCAGGTACTTCGACGAACATGAACGCAAACGAGGTCATCGCCAATCGGGCACTCGAACTGCTCGGCTATCCGCGGGGCAGCTACGACAAGCTACACCCCAATGATCACGTCAATAGGGGACAGTCGACGAACGACGTGTACCCGACGGCGGTCAAGCTTGCGCTCATCACCGCACTCGGTGAGCTGGCGGAAGCGGTCGGGGCGCTCGCCGATGCGTTCGGTGTCAAAGCCGAGGAATTCGCGGATGTGCCCAAGATCGGGCGCACTCAACTTCAGGATGCCGTGCCGATGACGGTGGGGCAGGAATTCGGCGCGTGGCGGTCGACCGTGGAGGAAGAGCTCGCGCGGATAGCGGAGGCGCGCCGCCTGTTGTGTGAAATCAATTTGGGAGCAACAGCTATCGGCACGGGGATAACGAGCGTCATCGGCTATCCGCACGCCGCGGCGGACCACTTGCGGGAGATCACCGGGGTGCCGGTGGTGACTGCGACCGACCTCGTCGAAGCCACGTCGGATACCGGCTCGTTCCTACATCTGTCTGCGACGCTCAGACGGACGGCGGTGAAGGTCTCCAAGATCTGCAACGACCTGCGGTTGCTCTCGTCGGGTCCTCAAGCGGGTTTGGGTGAGCTGCGGCTACCGGCGCGGCAAGCCGGGTCGAGCATCATGCCGGGCAAGGTGAATCCGGTCATCCCGGAGATGGTCAACCAGGTCGCTTTCGCTGTGATCGGTAACGACCTGACCGTCACCTTGGCAGCTGAGGGAGGGCAACTCCAGCTCAATGCTTTTGAGCCGATCATCTGTCACGGTCTGTTGCAGGTGATGGGCTGGATGAGCCGGGCATTCGACACGTTGCGAACTCACTGCGTGGATGGGATCGAAGTCAATCGTGATCACTTGCAGGAAATCTCGGCGCGCAGCGTCAGCGTGGTCACCGCATTGATTCCAGTCCTGGGTTACGCGCGAGCCAGTCAGGTCGCAGCGGCTGTGTTGGACGGTCGAGGTGGGGTACGCGATCTGGCCTTGGCTACCGGGTCGATTGCGGCGACGGACCTGGACCGCCTGCTGGGACACGGATGA
- a CDS encoding M20 family metallopeptidase → MTNDLKDRVESAVEELFPSLVALSEKLHANPETAWNEHQAVRWVSGYLADGGFEVTTPYLGLDTAFHARSGQGRVRIGLCAEYDALPGLGHACGHNLIAAMSAGAALALASVADDAGFTVEVFGTPAEEGGGGKIEMLERGAFHGLDLAMMAHPAPVDVAEARPFAVSHSEITFTGKAAHAAAYPEHGRNAADAFTIAQVALGLLRQQLPATVRVHGVVTSGGEAPNAIPERTRGRWYVRAESLAELTDLESKVWRCFEAGALASGCDLSVRPESKPYAEFRTDERALTAYRRSAEALGRSFAAGDEAARMNRASTDMGNVSQVVPAIHPYIGIGSLPALNHQRQFADHCVGEMAERAIHDGAIALAWTAVDVFADRLPR, encoded by the coding sequence GTGACGAATGACCTCAAGGACCGCGTGGAAAGCGCCGTCGAAGAGTTGTTCCCCTCGCTTGTAGCGTTGTCCGAAAAGCTACACGCCAATCCGGAGACCGCCTGGAACGAGCATCAAGCGGTCCGGTGGGTGAGCGGATACCTTGCCGACGGTGGATTCGAAGTCACCACACCGTATCTGGGTCTAGACACCGCGTTTCATGCGCGGAGCGGACAGGGTCGGGTGCGGATCGGATTGTGCGCCGAATACGACGCACTCCCCGGTCTTGGCCATGCCTGCGGGCACAATTTGATCGCCGCGATGTCGGCCGGTGCGGCGCTGGCGCTGGCCAGTGTGGCAGATGACGCGGGCTTCACCGTCGAGGTGTTTGGCACGCCGGCCGAGGAGGGCGGTGGCGGCAAGATCGAGATGTTGGAGCGTGGCGCGTTCCATGGCCTCGATTTGGCCATGATGGCTCACCCGGCCCCGGTCGACGTCGCGGAGGCGCGACCGTTCGCTGTCTCGCACTCGGAGATCACTTTCACCGGCAAGGCCGCGCATGCCGCGGCCTACCCTGAGCACGGTCGAAATGCTGCTGATGCGTTCACGATCGCGCAGGTGGCCCTCGGGCTGCTCCGGCAGCAGCTCCCGGCAACGGTTCGGGTGCACGGCGTGGTAACCAGCGGGGGGGAGGCCCCCAACGCGATACCCGAGCGCACGCGCGGCAGGTGGTACGTGCGCGCCGAATCCCTGGCAGAGCTCACTGATCTGGAGTCCAAGGTGTGGCGGTGCTTCGAAGCGGGTGCGTTGGCCAGTGGATGCGATCTGTCGGTGCGGCCGGAAAGCAAGCCATACGCCGAATTCCGCACCGATGAGAGAGCTTTGACGGCATACCGACGCAGCGCCGAGGCGTTGGGGCGCAGTTTTGCCGCCGGCGATGAGGCGGCTCGGATGAACCGCGCATCGACCGACATGGGAAATGTCTCTCAGGTTGTCCCCGCGATTCATCCCTACATCGGAATCGGCTCACTGCCCGCGCTCAACCATCAGCGGCAATTTGCCGACCACTGCGTCGGGGAAATGGCCGAACGTGCCATTCACGATGGCGCCATCGCCTTGGCGTGGACCGCGGTCGACGTCTTCGCCGATCGTCTACCGCGATGA
- a CDS encoding DUF1028 domain-containing protein has product MTFSLAGRCSRTGMFGAVVTSSSPAVAARCVWARSGVGVACTQNVTDPTLGSKLLDRLAAGADARGAMDQVVASAAYPEYRQLTVIDAAGNMGFHSGACTLGTHTVATGLDVIAAGNLLSSDKVPQAMVEAFEAAPDEHLGDRLLAGLRAGEAAGGEEGPVHSCGLLVVFDAEWPLTDLRVDWDDDPITRLEDIWSVWQPQAQDYTLRARRPDLAPSYGVPGDE; this is encoded by the coding sequence GTGACTTTCTCGCTGGCCGGGCGCTGCTCTCGCACCGGGATGTTCGGAGCGGTCGTAACCTCTTCGAGCCCCGCGGTGGCAGCCCGCTGTGTGTGGGCCCGCTCCGGTGTGGGGGTGGCCTGTACTCAGAATGTCACCGACCCGACATTGGGTTCGAAGCTCCTGGACCGGCTCGCTGCCGGTGCGGACGCGCGTGGAGCGATGGACCAGGTAGTGGCCAGCGCTGCCTATCCGGAGTACCGGCAGCTCACGGTTATCGATGCTGCCGGCAACATGGGGTTCCATTCAGGTGCTTGCACATTGGGAACTCACACCGTCGCGACTGGCCTCGACGTGATCGCCGCAGGCAACCTGCTGTCCTCGGACAAGGTGCCTCAGGCGATGGTCGAAGCGTTCGAGGCCGCACCCGACGAGCACCTCGGTGACCGGTTGCTGGCCGGATTGCGGGCCGGAGAAGCTGCCGGCGGAGAAGAAGGACCGGTGCACTCGTGCGGTCTGCTCGTGGTATTCGACGCAGAGTGGCCGCTGACCGATCTGAGGGTGGATTGGGACGACGACCCGATCACACGACTCGAGGACATCTGGTCGGTATGGCAACCGCAGGCCCAGGACTACACACTGCGGGCACGCAGACCCGATCTGGCACCGTCCTACGGAGTGCCCGGTGACGAATGA
- a CDS encoding RidA family protein — MTNTTTTPDSIEVGGHRRIRPFNTADTYPEQSLSNDLCQAVVAGNTVYLRGQVAQDLETRECVAVGDPAGQAHKTVDNIEMLLSEAGASLEHIVSCHVYLTDVRYREDVYRVLGERLKGVFYASTGLVIDSLARPEWVVEVTVTAVIP, encoded by the coding sequence ATGACGAACACCACCACCACCCCGGACTCCATCGAGGTCGGCGGGCACCGCCGCATCCGGCCGTTCAACACCGCCGACACATATCCAGAACAGAGTCTGTCCAACGATCTGTGCCAAGCCGTGGTCGCAGGCAACACGGTATACCTGCGTGGGCAGGTGGCCCAGGATCTCGAGACGCGTGAATGCGTGGCCGTGGGCGACCCCGCGGGACAGGCCCACAAAACAGTGGACAACATCGAAATGTTGCTGTCCGAGGCCGGAGCATCGCTGGAACACATCGTCTCGTGCCACGTGTATCTCACTGACGTGCGGTACCGGGAGGACGTCTACCGTGTCCTCGGTGAACGCCTCAAGGGCGTGTTCTATGCCTCGACCGGATTGGTGATCGATTCCCTCGCTCGACCGGAATGGGTCGTCGAAGTGACTGTGACGGCGGTGATTCCGTGA